A region of Thermovibrio ammonificans HB-1 DNA encodes the following proteins:
- a CDS encoding glycosyltransferase family 2 protein has translation MAKVSLLIPTYNRPLFLRRALESALNQTRLPDEILIFDDNPDFDENYRAVKDLVETHKDRVFYRKNPENLGVVGNYRVLLESASGELVKFLSDDDFLHPEAIERMVEPFEKDDSVGLVACGRAAVDLEGEVVNGLPAYLPLVDREGSVDVEWAVKLTLKELSNRVGEFSAYMFRKELLDFNPFNVAGVPFHANADWVLWMGLLLRSGSKLHYIPDRLVAYTVHPQQDQSSLKTVVEGVFELANLLLNREVWSFLGYSLSREEVARGFEKLLQREIRLVPVEEVIYPLYRLYRRYIEGFSKPKPSASSNGLSVVIVTYNNEETLRPLFETLLPSLSPSDEVIVVDNASTDSTPYLLKELASEDSRVKVVLNKENRGYAPAANQGADLASKPLLLFLNPDTALPPGWRSRLERAFKDRSVGALSVLGVGVYFTQHVGKFSAVDLFTGLKEVKEAELIETLDFHVSSLFGSGLEERKFLSGFFLATPKELFEELGGFDEELILGMDDLDYCLRVRERGFKPVLLKGLAVSHNWHHSFKKSPSESNRLNELSVNRFADKLVEKYGYGRVPPPEELWSSHLDRHLFYPFVPTKEKFRFMFRYGREPVDFPSAARTLFRGPKVAVVTVCYYSSGVIGKLAESLSRQSYGNFTWILIDHSESEEELEKLKNTVSCYLPPDKFCVIPRENRGFAAGVNSGASVSLSLGAEFAWFLNPDVELPSRKTLFEMLKNFLYTGADLLTCEIRDSRNPELLQYDGLKCSFIPFKDPFRRLKRVAFLTGSAFFCRPELLKRIPMAEHYFLYFEDNRFKLDLEAAGYSLIYTPFVSIVHRGREVFPENPVQYYYFIRNEILFRFHETEEFIKNGEKGARFFLEVLGYYLSNVRDRKVLRALTLAVHDGVDRVSGRRRNLDELLRFKGRGSRRELKERFMSLRRFSKRLALKAGLEYLLTFPKDKEAFTLYLKDAHTVLREGSCGVK, from the coding sequence ATGGCTAAGGTCAGCCTTCTCATTCCCACTTACAACCGCCCCCTCTTCCTAAGGAGGGCCTTAGAGTCTGCCCTTAACCAGACCCGCCTGCCCGACGAGATTCTGATATTTGACGACAACCCCGACTTTGATGAGAACTACCGGGCAGTAAAAGACCTTGTAGAGACCCACAAGGACAGGGTTTTCTACAGGAAAAACCCCGAGAACCTCGGGGTTGTGGGCAACTACCGGGTCCTCTTAGAGAGCGCCTCCGGTGAGCTCGTAAAGTTCCTCTCCGACGACGACTTCCTCCACCCGGAAGCCATAGAGCGGATGGTTGAGCCTTTTGAAAAAGACGATTCCGTTGGCCTTGTGGCCTGTGGAAGGGCCGCAGTAGACCTTGAAGGAGAGGTTGTAAACGGCCTGCCCGCCTATCTACCCCTTGTTGACAGGGAGGGAAGTGTAGATGTTGAGTGGGCCGTTAAGCTCACTCTAAAAGAGCTCTCAAACAGGGTTGGAGAGTTCTCGGCCTACATGTTCAGAAAAGAGCTTCTCGACTTCAACCCCTTTAACGTGGCCGGTGTCCCTTTCCACGCAAACGCCGACTGGGTTCTGTGGATGGGGCTCCTTTTAAGGAGCGGCAGTAAGCTTCACTACATTCCCGATAGGCTCGTAGCTTACACGGTTCACCCCCAGCAGGACCAGAGCTCCCTTAAAACGGTTGTTGAAGGGGTGTTTGAGCTTGCCAACCTCCTCTTAAATAGAGAGGTGTGGTCGTTCCTCGGCTATAGTCTTTCAAGGGAAGAGGTAGCTCGCGGTTTTGAGAAACTTTTGCAGCGAGAGATTCGTCTTGTTCCAGTGGAAGAAGTTATTTATCCCCTCTACAGGCTTTACAGGCGCTACATAGAAGGCTTCTCTAAGCCTAAACCTTCAGCCTCCTCCAACGGGCTTTCAGTTGTTATCGTCACCTATAACAACGAGGAGACCCTTAGGCCGCTTTTTGAAACCCTTCTGCCCTCCCTTTCGCCTTCCGACGAAGTTATAGTTGTTGACAACGCCTCAACCGACTCCACCCCTTACCTTTTAAAGGAGCTTGCTTCTGAAGACTCGCGGGTTAAAGTCGTTTTAAACAAAGAGAACCGCGGTTACGCTCCCGCTGCCAATCAGGGGGCCGATTTGGCCTCTAAACCTTTGCTCCTCTTTCTGAACCCCGATACAGCTCTCCCTCCCGGCTGGCGCAGCAGGTTAGAGAGGGCTTTTAAAGATAGAAGTGTAGGCGCCTTGAGTGTCCTGGGCGTGGGAGTTTACTTTACCCAGCATGTGGGCAAATTCTCGGCGGTTGACCTTTTTACCGGGCTTAAAGAGGTAAAGGAGGCAGAGCTCATAGAGACCCTCGACTTTCACGTAAGTAGTCTTTTCGGTAGCGGGCTTGAAGAGAGGAAGTTCCTTTCGGGCTTCTTCCTTGCAACGCCGAAAGAGCTCTTTGAAGAGCTGGGGGGCTTCGACGAAGAGCTCATCCTGGGTATGGACGACCTTGACTACTGCCTGCGCGTTAGAGAGAGGGGCTTTAAGCCAGTTCTCCTTAAAGGCCTTGCAGTTTCGCACAACTGGCACCACTCCTTCAAAAAATCCCCCTCGGAAAGTAACAGGCTGAACGAGCTCAGCGTTAACAGGTTCGCCGATAAACTCGTTGAAAAGTACGGATACGGCAGGGTGCCTCCGCCGGAGGAGCTGTGGAGCTCCCACCTCGACAGACACCTTTTCTACCCCTTTGTTCCCACAAAGGAGAAGTTTCGCTTTATGTTCCGTTACGGCAGGGAGCCGGTCGATTTCCCCTCTGCCGCCCGAACCCTCTTTAGAGGGCCGAAAGTTGCCGTTGTTACGGTCTGCTATTACTCCAGCGGCGTAATCGGCAAGCTTGCAGAGAGTTTAAGCCGCCAGAGTTACGGAAACTTTACCTGGATTCTCATAGACCACTCCGAAAGCGAAGAAGAGCTTGAGAAACTGAAGAATACCGTTTCTTGCTACCTACCTCCCGATAAATTCTGCGTAATTCCTCGGGAGAACAGGGGCTTTGCCGCCGGGGTAAACAGCGGGGCCTCCGTATCCCTCTCTCTCGGGGCCGAGTTTGCCTGGTTCCTCAACCCCGACGTTGAACTTCCCTCCCGGAAGACCCTCTTTGAGATGCTGAAGAACTTCCTCTACACCGGGGCCGACCTTTTAACCTGTGAGATAAGGGATTCTCGGAACCCGGAGCTCCTTCAGTACGATGGCCTGAAGTGCTCCTTTATCCCCTTTAAAGACCCCTTCAGGCGCCTTAAACGGGTTGCCTTTCTGACCGGTTCTGCCTTTTTCTGCCGGCCCGAGCTCTTAAAACGGATTCCTATGGCCGAACACTACTTCCTTTACTTTGAGGATAACCGCTTTAAGCTCGACCTTGAGGCTGCCGGTTACTCCCTTATTTACACGCCTTTTGTCTCAATCGTCCACAGGGGCAGGGAAGTTTTCCCCGAGAACCCCGTTCAGTACTACTACTTTATAAGGAACGAAATACTTTTCCGCTTCCACGAAACAGAAGAGTTTATAAAAAACGGAGAGAAGGGGGCGCGCTTCTTCCTTGAGGTGTTGGGTTATTACCTTTCAAACGTAAGAGACAGAAAAGTTCTGAGGGCTCTAACTCTGGCCGTTCACGACGGAGTCGACCGAGTGAGCGGGAGGCGCCGGAATCTGGATGAACTGCTCCGCTTTAAGGGTAGAGGCTCAAGAAGGGAGTTGAAGGAGCGCTTTATGTCGCTTAGGCGTTTCTCAAAGCGGCTCGCCCTAAAGGCGGGACTCGAGTACCTGCTTACCTTCCCAAAAGACAAAGAGGCCTTTACCCTGTACCTTAAAGATGCCCACACGGTTTTGAGGGAGGGGAGCTGTGGAGTTAAGTGA
- a CDS encoding class I SAM-dependent methyltransferase: MELSELLGTVANAAKNLLAVPKELEEIAENRYTLAFSALKASLPPGSTYAQVLNMVKGGKILELGCSSGYFGLHLKRRYPEAEVVGVDIDNSALKEAERLKVYRALYRLDLDTEPLEEVFCKHGPFKTVLAMDVVEHLKNPNFLMEQLLSALEGESEIIVSIPNVGHLDVIYNLLIGRFNYSLLGILDNTHLRFFTESSFIQWVETVAANGGVDVNVETVGRVEAPSVLLGDSLPRELQEKVVAQLRRLAKKVDNPNLLTSQFIFRITRR, translated from the coding sequence GTGGAGTTAAGTGAACTTCTCGGCACTGTTGCAAACGCCGCTAAAAACCTCCTTGCGGTTCCGAAAGAGCTGGAGGAGATTGCAGAAAACCGCTACACCTTGGCCTTCTCCGCTTTAAAGGCGAGTTTGCCTCCCGGCTCCACCTACGCTCAAGTTCTGAACATGGTAAAGGGGGGGAAGATTTTAGAGCTCGGCTGTTCCTCCGGCTACTTTGGCCTCCACCTGAAGAGGCGCTATCCGGAGGCAGAAGTTGTCGGCGTAGACATAGACAATAGTGCCCTTAAAGAGGCGGAGAGGCTAAAAGTTTACAGAGCCCTCTACCGGCTCGACCTTGATACAGAGCCCCTTGAGGAGGTGTTTTGCAAGCACGGTCCCTTTAAAACGGTTCTTGCCATGGACGTTGTAGAGCACCTGAAGAACCCCAACTTCCTTATGGAGCAACTCCTTTCGGCCCTTGAAGGGGAAAGCGAAATAATCGTTTCAATTCCCAACGTGGGTCACTTAGACGTTATCTACAACCTCCTCATCGGCAGATTTAACTACTCTCTCTTGGGAATTCTCGATAACACCCACCTGCGGTTTTTCACAGAAAGCTCGTTTATCCAGTGGGTCGAAACGGTGGCCGCCAACGGGGGAGTTGACGTTAACGTTGAGACCGTAGGTAGAGTGGAAGCTCCCTCTGTTTTACTTGGTGACTCACTTCCCAGAGAGCTTCAAGAGAAAGTCGTAGCCCAGCTCAGGCGTCTTGCGAAAAAGGTGGATAACCCAAACCTTCTAACCTCCCAGTTTATTTTCAGAATTACCCGGAGGTAG
- the rfbA gene encoding glucose-1-phosphate thymidylyltransferase RfbA, protein MKAVILAGGRGTRLYPVTKTVNKHLLPVYNKPMIYYPLSLVMLIGIREVVFVINPEDFVHFKRLLGNGSHLGMTFHYVAQEEARGLAEGLLLAEPYVHGSPVCLTLGDNIFFGHNLPLVLRRAAEEVENRGGAYVFGYAVKDPERFGVVEFDSSGKVVSIEEKPKNPKSNYAVVGLYLYDSKVFDFARSVEPSGRGELEITDVNRLYLERGELKVELLGRGFAWFDAGTHDSFLEAGEFVATIEKKTGLLIGCVEEVAFRNGWITREQLLSIAEPLSKTDYGKYLIELAEGKVAL, encoded by the coding sequence GTGAAAGCCGTAATACTTGCAGGAGGCAGGGGAACCAGGCTCTACCCGGTTACCAAAACCGTTAATAAACACCTGCTTCCCGTTTACAATAAACCAATGATTTACTACCCCCTCTCACTTGTCATGCTCATCGGGATAAGAGAGGTAGTTTTTGTTATAAACCCCGAAGACTTCGTTCACTTTAAGAGGCTGCTCGGAAACGGCTCTCACCTGGGTATGACCTTCCACTACGTTGCCCAAGAGGAAGCCAGGGGGCTTGCAGAAGGGCTATTGCTTGCCGAACCTTACGTTCACGGCTCTCCGGTCTGTCTTACCCTCGGCGACAACATCTTTTTCGGCCACAACCTTCCCCTTGTTCTCCGGCGGGCAGCAGAAGAGGTTGAAAACAGAGGCGGTGCCTACGTGTTCGGCTACGCGGTTAAAGACCCGGAGCGGTTCGGCGTTGTTGAGTTCGACTCTTCGGGGAAGGTTGTCTCGATAGAGGAGAAACCCAAGAATCCCAAGTCCAATTACGCCGTTGTAGGGCTTTACCTATACGACAGCAAAGTTTTCGACTTTGCCAGGTCTGTTGAACCTTCCGGGCGCGGAGAGCTAGAGATAACCGATGTTAACAGGCTCTACCTGGAAAGGGGAGAGCTCAAAGTGGAGCTCCTCGGTAGGGGGTTTGCCTGGTTTGATGCCGGAACCCACGACAGCTTCCTTGAGGCCGGAGAGTTCGTTGCCACAATAGAGAAAAAGACCGGTCTCCTGATTGGTTGTGTTGAAGAGGTAGCCTTCAGAAACGGCTGGATAACCAGAGAGCAGCTTCTTTCAATAGCCGAACCCCTTTCAAAAACCGACTACGGCAAGTACCTTATCGAACTTGCGGAGGGAAAAGTTGCCCTTTGA
- the rfbC gene encoding dTDP-4-dehydrorhamnose 3,5-epimerase yields the protein MPFDFKELPIPGLLLVESRLFKDGRGFFMELFKLPDFEAAGIKGPFVQDNLSLSRKNVLRGLHYQVEPAAQGKLVTCLRGKVFDVAVDLRKGSPTFGRWFGTELFPGKMLYIPEGFAHGFLTLSEEALVFYKVTGSPYSPEHDRSLKWNDPQIGIEWPLDGEPILSEKDRNAPSLSEAEINFRWREQ from the coding sequence TTGCCCTTTGATTTTAAGGAGCTTCCCATCCCCGGTCTTCTCCTTGTTGAGTCCAGGCTCTTTAAAGACGGCAGGGGCTTCTTTATGGAGCTTTTTAAGCTCCCCGACTTTGAAGCGGCGGGTATAAAGGGGCCATTCGTTCAGGATAACCTCTCCCTTTCCAGGAAGAATGTCTTAAGAGGGCTTCACTACCAGGTTGAGCCTGCCGCCCAAGGTAAGCTTGTAACCTGCCTCCGGGGGAAGGTTTTCGACGTTGCCGTAGACCTGAGAAAGGGCAGCCCCACCTTCGGCAGGTGGTTCGGCACAGAGCTTTTCCCCGGGAAGATGCTCTACATCCCAGAAGGGTTTGCCCACGGATTTCTGACCCTTTCAGAAGAGGCCCTCGTTTTCTATAAAGTTACGGGAAGCCCCTACTCGCCCGAGCACGACAGGTCTTTAAAGTGGAACGACCCCCAAATCGGTATAGAGTGGCCCCTCGACGGTGAGCCTATCCTTTCCGAAAAAGACCGGAACGCTCCTTCCCTCTCTGAAGCCGAGATAAACTTTAGGTGGAGGGAGCAGTGA
- the rfbB gene encoding dTDP-glucose 4,6-dehydratase has product MKLLVTGGAGFIGSEFVRQAVERGYDVCVLDALTYAGDLERLHSVEGRYRFYRVDLTDRSRVFNVLKEEKPDVVVHFAAESHVDRSIVEPTVFVTTNVLGTQNLLDAAVEAGVEKFVNISTDEVYGEIAQGRFTEESPLNPSSPYSASKAAADMLGRAYHRTFGLPVVTVRPSNNYGPWQYPEKLIPVVVLKALLNEPIPVYGDGSNVREWLFVSDCARAVFAAVEKGEPGRVYNVGSSQEKRNIEVVKAILSILGKPESLITFVKDRPGHDYRYALDWERARRELGWEPAVKFEEGIERTVKWLVENRDWLERKLSELRSFWNRVYGGNG; this is encoded by the coding sequence GTGAAGCTACTCGTAACCGGAGGTGCAGGCTTTATAGGGAGCGAGTTTGTCAGGCAGGCCGTTGAGAGGGGATACGACGTCTGCGTTCTCGATGCCCTTACCTATGCAGGAGACCTTGAAAGGTTGCACTCCGTTGAGGGAAGATACCGCTTTTACAGGGTAGACCTTACCGACCGCTCTCGGGTATTTAACGTGCTGAAGGAGGAAAAGCCCGACGTTGTTGTCCACTTTGCCGCAGAGAGCCACGTAGACCGCTCAATCGTTGAGCCTACCGTTTTTGTCACAACCAACGTTCTGGGAACTCAGAACCTCCTTGATGCCGCCGTTGAGGCGGGCGTTGAGAAGTTCGTGAACATCTCAACCGACGAAGTTTACGGGGAGATTGCTCAGGGCCGCTTCACCGAAGAGAGCCCGCTGAACCCGAGCTCGCCCTACTCGGCCTCTAAGGCTGCCGCCGATATGTTGGGGAGGGCCTACCACAGGACTTTCGGCCTACCGGTGGTTACCGTTAGGCCCTCTAACAACTACGGCCCGTGGCAGTACCCCGAGAAGCTGATACCGGTGGTTGTTCTCAAGGCCCTATTAAACGAGCCGATTCCCGTTTACGGCGACGGCTCAAACGTTAGGGAGTGGCTCTTTGTCTCCGACTGTGCAAGGGCGGTTTTTGCCGCAGTTGAAAAAGGGGAGCCCGGAAGGGTCTATAACGTGGGGAGCTCACAGGAGAAGAGGAACATAGAGGTTGTGAAGGCGATTCTATCTATCCTCGGTAAGCCCGAGAGCTTGATAACTTTTGTAAAAGACAGGCCCGGCCACGACTACAGGTACGCCCTCGACTGGGAGAGGGCAAGGAGGGAGCTCGGCTGGGAGCCCGCCGTTAAGTTTGAAGAGGGGATTGAGCGTACTGTAAAGTGGTTGGTTGAGAACAGGGATTGGCTTGAGAGGAAACTCTCTGAGCTTCGCTCCTTCTGGAACAGGGTTTACGGAGGGAACGGTTGA
- the rfbD gene encoding dTDP-4-dehydrorhamnose reductase yields the protein MKFLVLGASGQLGSEFALRLGNSCVALSSRECDVTNLKAVLEAVETFRPTVILNCAAYNLVDSAESDFVSAFKVNGLGVRNVAHAASRFGIFVVHFSTDYVFNGKKEEGPYTENDSPDPVNVYGRSKLFGEEFLREELPHRHLIFRVSWLYGRGRQNFVWKLLNWAGERPYLKVACDEFSVPTSTRTVVDYTLLALKKGLTGLFHLVNTGFTSRFEWAREALKTLGLKKFVRPAYMAEFNLPAKRPGFSPMSNGRLSGELSVEIPHWLEELRSFLPVAFNR from the coding sequence TTGAAGTTCCTCGTGCTGGGAGCTTCGGGCCAACTCGGAAGTGAGTTTGCCCTTAGGCTCGGCAACAGCTGCGTTGCCCTGAGTAGCCGGGAGTGCGACGTTACAAACTTGAAAGCCGTTTTGGAGGCTGTAGAGACCTTTCGTCCGACCGTTATACTCAACTGTGCCGCCTACAACCTTGTTGACTCTGCCGAGTCCGACTTTGTATCCGCCTTTAAGGTTAACGGGCTCGGCGTTAGAAACGTTGCCCACGCTGCGAGCCGCTTCGGGATCTTTGTGGTTCACTTCAGCACCGACTACGTTTTCAACGGTAAGAAAGAGGAGGGCCCCTACACCGAGAACGACTCCCCCGACCCGGTTAACGTTTACGGCAGGAGCAAGCTGTTCGGAGAAGAGTTTCTCAGGGAAGAGCTTCCCCACCGCCACCTCATCTTCAGGGTGAGCTGGCTCTACGGCAGGGGCAGGCAGAACTTCGTCTGGAAACTGCTGAACTGGGCGGGCGAGAGGCCCTACCTGAAGGTTGCCTGCGATGAGTTCTCTGTTCCCACCTCTACCCGAACCGTTGTTGACTATACGCTACTTGCCCTAAAAAAGGGGCTTACCGGCCTGTTCCACCTTGTAAACACGGGCTTTACCTCCAGGTTTGAATGGGCAAGGGAGGCGCTGAAAACCCTCGGACTTAAAAAGTTTGTAAGGCCCGCCTATATGGCCGAATTCAACCTTCCCGCGAAAAGGCCCGGTTTTTCCCCAATGTCAAACGGTAGGCTCTCCGGTGAGCTCTCGGTTGAAATTCCCCACTGGCTCGAAGAGCTTCGCTCCTTCCTCCCCGTGGCCTTCAACCGCTGA
- a CDS encoding histone deacetylase family protein produces the protein MRSAVIYSDIFLKHDLPTHPENALRLKYFMEPVGELQLPVIPPKQVSYELLKTIHSENYIQDVLIACRENAPGFFDPDTYYNSYTCNAALTAAGACELGVELLSSGEFEAVFCAVRPPGHHAERDRAMGFCIFNNVAVAAVKALSLGAKRVFIVDFDAHHGNGTQHAFYSTPEVFYFSTHQFPFYPGTGSERENNSHVLNVPLREGSGDSTFKRVYSITFREALRSFSPDVVLVSAGYDLHRDDPLTGLNVTDEGVRAVVEQVVEGAKEVGAPLLFTLEGGYNLNALKRCSRITFETLLSG, from the coding sequence GTGAGAAGCGCCGTTATTTACAGCGACATCTTCTTAAAGCACGACCTACCTACGCACCCGGAGAACGCCCTGAGGCTAAAGTACTTCATGGAGCCTGTGGGGGAGCTTCAGCTCCCCGTTATACCTCCGAAACAGGTCTCCTACGAACTCTTAAAAACCATCCACAGCGAGAACTACATCCAAGACGTTCTGATTGCCTGCAGGGAGAACGCCCCGGGCTTTTTCGACCCCGACACCTACTACAACAGCTACACCTGCAACGCCGCCCTTACCGCAGCGGGGGCCTGTGAGCTCGGGGTGGAGCTGCTCTCATCGGGGGAGTTTGAGGCCGTTTTCTGTGCGGTAAGGCCTCCGGGACACCACGCAGAGAGAGACAGGGCAATGGGCTTTTGCATATTCAACAACGTTGCGGTTGCCGCAGTTAAGGCCCTGAGCCTCGGGGCAAAAAGGGTGTTCATAGTGGACTTTGACGCCCACCACGGAAACGGCACCCAGCACGCCTTCTACAGCACTCCGGAGGTCTTCTACTTCTCCACCCACCAATTTCCCTTCTACCCGGGAACCGGCAGCGAGAGGGAGAACAACAGCCACGTCCTTAACGTTCCCCTAAGGGAGGGAAGCGGCGACTCTACGTTTAAGAGGGTTTACTCCATCACCTTCAGGGAGGCACTGAGGAGCTTCTCTCCCGACGTAGTTTTAGTATCTGCCGGCTACGACCTCCACAGGGACGACCCCCTCACGGGGCTCAACGTTACCGACGAAGGGGTTAGAGCCGTTGTAGAACAGGTGGTTGAGGGGGCAAAGGAGGTAGGTGCACCCCTCCTTTTCACCCTTGAAGGGGGCTACAACCTAAACGCCCTTAAACGGTGCAGCAGGATAACTTTTGAGACCCTGCTCAGCGGTTGA
- the rnr gene encoding ribonuclease R — protein MDANIEKEFEREKALEEGIFKALHHFNKPLKAREIAKFLGIPPEEREGLRAKLKELARSGKLVKLRGGKFALPEKMGLVVGKLCVYREGFGFVDPIDGGKGVFVPGRSMAGAMNGDIVAVEIVKEGREGRREGKIVSVIERAVKKVVGRVEKHKGQCFVVPEDKRIRYDVILTHGDCKNVENGDYVVVEIVSYPSETRGPVGKVVENLGKTGPKLDIELIIRKYDLPTEFPPEVLEEAEQIPLEVSEEEVKGRVDLRQQLCFTIDGENARDFDDAVAIEKLPNGNYRLFVHIADVSHYVKPGSALDREAYRRGTSVYFPDRCIPMLPERLSNGICSLNPNVDRLTFTCEMEINKKGMVVDYKIYESIIHSKARLTYTIAQRILDGDREAIEQFPHVVESLKTMLELAKILNKKRYKRGSLDFDLPEPVVVLNAEGEPVDIYKAERLWSHRIIEEFMIAANETVAEYMFWTDYPSIYRVHESPDREKLQEFLNFVRSLGIRVPAVKNDIQPKLLQKILEQVEGKPEEKLVNYLMLRTMARAKYSPDNIGHFGLASTYYTHFTSPIRRYADLQLHRLVKMALKGMFKPESIPAWEEKLEVICKHVTERSILADEAERDVVELKKLQFAANHIGEVFEAIVTGVTEQGLFVETIEQVIPGFVHVTNLKNDYYICVPKQYCLVGEKSGTVFRIGDRVLVKLLAVDIENRKAEFEVVKKLK, from the coding sequence ATGGACGCTAACATCGAAAAGGAGTTTGAGAGGGAGAAAGCTCTGGAGGAGGGAATATTCAAAGCCCTCCACCACTTTAATAAACCCCTTAAAGCGAGGGAGATAGCGAAGTTCCTCGGCATACCTCCGGAAGAGAGGGAAGGGCTGAGGGCGAAGCTGAAAGAGCTCGCAAGGAGCGGGAAGCTCGTGAAGCTCCGGGGCGGCAAGTTCGCCCTGCCCGAGAAGATGGGGCTCGTTGTAGGGAAGCTCTGCGTTTACAGGGAAGGCTTCGGGTTTGTGGACCCGATAGACGGCGGTAAGGGAGTGTTCGTCCCCGGAAGGAGCATGGCCGGGGCGATGAACGGCGACATAGTTGCCGTAGAGATAGTGAAAGAAGGGAGAGAGGGCCGCAGGGAAGGGAAGATTGTTTCGGTAATAGAGAGGGCCGTTAAGAAAGTTGTAGGAAGGGTAGAAAAGCACAAAGGGCAGTGCTTTGTAGTTCCGGAAGACAAGAGAATCAGGTACGACGTAATCCTCACCCACGGCGACTGTAAAAACGTGGAGAACGGCGATTACGTGGTGGTTGAGATAGTCTCCTACCCTTCGGAGACCAGGGGACCGGTGGGCAAGGTCGTTGAGAACCTCGGGAAAACCGGTCCCAAGCTGGACATAGAGCTGATTATAAGGAAGTACGACCTGCCTACAGAGTTCCCGCCGGAAGTCCTTGAAGAGGCCGAGCAGATACCCCTTGAAGTTTCGGAGGAGGAAGTAAAGGGCAGGGTAGACCTGCGACAGCAGCTCTGCTTCACCATAGACGGCGAAAACGCAAGGGACTTTGACGACGCAGTCGCCATAGAGAAGCTGCCCAACGGCAACTACAGGCTCTTTGTTCACATAGCCGACGTTTCCCACTACGTTAAGCCGGGCAGTGCCCTCGACAGGGAGGCCTACAGGAGGGGAACCAGCGTTTACTTCCCCGACAGGTGCATCCCGATGCTCCCCGAGAGGCTCTCAAACGGCATCTGCTCCCTGAACCCCAACGTAGACAGGCTCACCTTCACCTGCGAGATGGAGATTAACAAGAAGGGAATGGTTGTAGACTACAAAATCTACGAGAGCATAATCCACAGTAAGGCCCGGCTCACCTACACGATAGCCCAGAGAATCCTCGACGGCGACAGGGAGGCCATTGAGCAGTTTCCCCACGTTGTAGAGTCCCTGAAGACGATGCTGGAGCTTGCCAAAATCCTCAACAAAAAGCGCTACAAGAGGGGCTCCTTGGACTTCGACCTACCCGAGCCGGTGGTTGTGCTCAACGCAGAAGGGGAGCCAGTTGATATCTACAAGGCCGAGAGGCTGTGGAGCCACCGGATTATAGAGGAGTTCATGATAGCCGCAAATGAAACGGTTGCAGAGTATATGTTCTGGACCGACTACCCGAGCATCTACAGGGTTCACGAATCCCCCGACAGGGAGAAGCTCCAGGAGTTCCTGAACTTTGTAAGGTCTTTGGGAATCAGGGTGCCGGCCGTTAAGAACGATATACAGCCGAAGCTCCTGCAGAAGATACTGGAGCAGGTGGAGGGTAAACCGGAGGAGAAGTTGGTCAACTACCTGATGCTCCGGACTATGGCCCGTGCAAAGTACTCCCCCGACAACATAGGCCACTTCGGCCTTGCCTCTACCTACTACACCCACTTTACCTCCCCCATCAGGAGATACGCAGACCTGCAGCTCCACAGGCTCGTAAAGATGGCCCTGAAGGGGATGTTTAAGCCCGAGAGCATTCCCGCCTGGGAGGAGAAGCTGGAGGTTATCTGTAAACACGTTACAGAGCGCTCAATCCTTGCAGACGAGGCGGAAAGGGACGTTGTAGAGCTGAAGAAGCTCCAGTTTGCAGCAAACCACATAGGGGAGGTATTCGAGGCCATTGTTACCGGCGTAACCGAGCAGGGGCTCTTTGTGGAGACCATAGAGCAGGTAATCCCCGGCTTTGTGCACGTTACAAACCTTAAAAACGACTACTACATCTGCGTTCCCAAGCAGTACTGTCTGGTAGGTGAAAAGAGCGGAACGGTATTCAGAATCGGCGACAGGGTGCTCGTGAAGCTCCTGGCCGTAGATATAGAGAACAGGAAGGCCGAGTTTGAGGTGGTAAAGAAGTTAAAGTGA
- a CDS encoding toprim domain-containing protein, with protein MDREELRRLLSDLRSFTAENPDWAVVVEGKRDQHALEILGVDNVYALKGKPFHDAAQELSELFKGAVILTDLDRQGEEIFKKLQKVLPSYGLKVDSSFRERLGVSGVKFVEKIPQEIKRRRDGR; from the coding sequence ATGGACAGGGAAGAGTTAAGGAGGCTCCTATCGGACCTGAGGAGCTTCACAGCCGAGAACCCCGACTGGGCGGTGGTGGTAGAGGGGAAGCGGGACCAGCACGCCCTTGAGATACTCGGGGTAGACAACGTTTACGCCCTGAAGGGGAAGCCCTTCCACGACGCAGCACAGGAGCTGTCGGAGCTGTTTAAGGGAGCCGTAATCCTCACCGACCTGGACAGGCAGGGGGAGGAAATCTTCAAGAAGCTCCAGAAGGTGCTGCCCAGCTACGGCCTTAAGGTTGATTCTTCATTTAGAGAGAGGCTGGGAGTTAGCGGCGTTAAGTTTGTAGAGAAAATACCACAGGAGATTAAGAGGAGGAGAGATGGACGCTAA